One genomic region from Sphingobacterium sp. UGAL515B_05 encodes:
- a CDS encoding alpha-L-fucosidase: protein MISYNRLMMPLLLAGALLAGKTVSAQWTGPRKKVEQRIDVKYGPLTPAHRTDEAMERFRTYGLGQFIHWGLYAIPGNEWEGVSARKGAAASEWIRTWSGPTAPKDWKNTYDNLYKQFNPKGFDAKLWAKQAKEMGAKYLIFTTKHHDGFALWPSKYTDYTIKKSPYKKDIVKQVVDAYTAEGIDVFLYFSILEWNNSNYMGKAPSTPEEKAKFNKFLEYTRNQLLELLQNYPQIKGFWFDGTWDQSWIQSYDFTYKLEKELREKHPGLIIGSRFRNDEFGKRHFDSNGDMLGDYEQGWERKMPKEFEWLEGRDWDCVMTIPPNGWGYMKDWSGIYTKTSDDLIDMLMNCVSMNGNFVLNFGPDGNGRMHPGEDKLAKEIGDWIKTNGEAVYGVRHAGLAPSKLGYFTKKEDNLYLTVFNRPVNNIVRIAVPKNSAEVPVEAVLLQNGQSLALKRSDIGLDLDKNTYYDVVLPATFSADKAFVVKMKLGKPKVQGDQLMDAKM from the coding sequence ATGATAAGCTATAACAGATTGATGATGCCCTTGCTCTTGGCTGGTGCGCTATTGGCCGGGAAAACTGTTTCTGCCCAATGGACTGGGCCACGCAAAAAGGTGGAGCAAAGAATTGACGTAAAATACGGGCCTTTAACACCGGCACATCGAACCGATGAAGCGATGGAGCGTTTTCGGACATATGGTTTAGGACAGTTTATCCATTGGGGCCTTTATGCAATTCCTGGCAATGAATGGGAAGGAGTAAGTGCTCGTAAAGGTGCGGCCGCTTCCGAATGGATTCGTACCTGGAGTGGACCTACTGCACCAAAGGACTGGAAAAACACCTATGATAATTTATACAAGCAATTTAATCCCAAAGGATTTGACGCAAAGCTATGGGCTAAGCAGGCTAAAGAAATGGGGGCAAAATACCTGATTTTTACAACCAAACATCACGATGGATTTGCCTTATGGCCTTCGAAGTATACAGACTATACCATTAAGAAAAGCCCTTATAAAAAAGACATCGTCAAGCAGGTTGTAGACGCTTACACCGCTGAAGGGATAGATGTGTTTTTGTATTTTTCGATCTTAGAATGGAATAATTCAAACTATATGGGTAAGGCGCCGTCTACACCGGAAGAAAAGGCAAAATTCAATAAGTTTTTGGAGTATACCCGTAACCAATTGTTGGAGCTGCTTCAAAACTATCCGCAGATAAAAGGATTTTGGTTCGATGGTACCTGGGATCAGTCCTGGATTCAGTCCTATGACTTTACCTATAAACTGGAAAAGGAACTCCGCGAGAAACACCCGGGCCTAATCATTGGTAGTCGTTTTCGAAACGATGAATTTGGAAAGCGGCATTTCGACTCGAATGGTGATATGTTGGGAGATTATGAGCAAGGCTGGGAGCGTAAGATGCCGAAAGAATTTGAATGGCTAGAGGGGCGTGATTGGGATTGTGTCATGACGATACCACCAAATGGTTGGGGGTACATGAAAGATTGGTCGGGTATTTATACAAAGACATCCGACGATTTGATCGATATGTTGATGAATTGTGTGTCGATGAACGGGAATTTCGTGTTGAATTTTGGCCCGGATGGAAATGGTCGGATGCATCCAGGAGAGGATAAATTGGCGAAAGAGATTGGAGACTGGATCAAAACCAATGGTGAAGCTGTTTATGGTGTGAGACATGCAGGACTTGCTCCATCTAAATTGGGGTATTTTACAAAAAAAGAGGACAACCTCTATCTTACTGTCTTTAATCGACCGGTCAATAATATTGTCCGCATTGCTGTACCGAAGAATTCAGCTGAGGTTCCAGTAGAGGCTGTCTTATTGCAAAATGGTCAATCATTAGCTCTTAAACGTTCCGATATTGGTTTGGATCTTGATAAGAATACATACTATGATGTTGTTCTTCCGGCAACGTTTAGTGCAGATAAAGCTTTTGTTGTAAAAATGAAGCTTGGTAAGCCAAAAGTACAGGGTGATCAACTCATGGATGCAAAAATGTAA
- a CDS encoding beta-N-acetylhexosaminidase, protein MKHRLIGTFLLVFLTIQFVEAQVAIIPRPQQQEARKGKLILGRNIGIISDPYFDPTILYFKKLLLGRFGISAYAATKVDEAQVMVSWDKTLEHEAYRLQIDPTHIRIYASDKSGLVNGIASLDQLLSVAALSGDQRELDAVEITDKAQFTWRGFMLDESRHFFGKEKVKSLLDWMAFYKLNKFHWHLTDEPAWRLSIQRYPWLAQIGGIGNYLDPYAGVQYYTQNDISEIIAYADERNIEVIPEIDMPGHATAANRAYPFLSGGGNEKHPDFTFHPAKNTTYSFLSHVLREVKALFPSTYIHLGGDEVAFGSDAWNNDLQVQELKKAEGLKSNKEVEEYFIRRMADSVARINGKIVVWDEMVDAKLNKAQTVMMWWRHDKPEQLNKILDKGYQAILTPRLPLYFDFVQQENHRYGRKWGKGFNPIQNIYNFAGEQLDSLGGRRKQILGIQANLWTETVTNTNRLDYLVFPRIAALAEAAWTSGRQRNFDQFTKVLKKHLALYREQGLYYFDPFQDSNPEPIVMKKVQKQYIDRPD, encoded by the coding sequence ATGAAACATAGATTAATAGGAACATTTCTTTTGGTATTCTTGACGATACAGTTTGTGGAGGCACAGGTTGCTATTATCCCACGTCCTCAGCAGCAGGAAGCGCGGAAGGGGAAACTCATCCTGGGTAGAAATATAGGCATTATAAGCGATCCTTATTTTGATCCCACGATATTGTATTTCAAGAAGCTCCTACTTGGGCGTTTCGGGATTTCGGCCTATGCTGCAACCAAGGTCGACGAAGCCCAGGTTATGGTAAGCTGGGATAAAACACTTGAACATGAGGCCTATCGTCTGCAGATAGATCCTACTCATATTCGAATTTACGCTTCAGATAAATCAGGACTTGTCAATGGAATTGCAAGTTTAGACCAATTGTTGTCCGTTGCAGCCCTAAGCGGTGATCAGCGTGAGTTGGATGCTGTTGAAATTACAGATAAAGCACAATTTACATGGCGCGGTTTTATGTTAGATGAGTCGAGACACTTCTTCGGAAAGGAAAAAGTAAAGTCATTGTTGGACTGGATGGCTTTTTATAAGTTGAACAAGTTTCACTGGCATTTGACGGATGAACCTGCGTGGCGCCTTAGTATACAACGTTACCCCTGGCTGGCTCAAATAGGGGGTATAGGCAATTATTTAGACCCCTATGCTGGAGTACAGTATTATACGCAAAATGATATCAGTGAGATTATTGCTTATGCTGATGAACGTAATATTGAGGTCATTCCTGAGATTGATATGCCTGGACATGCAACAGCGGCAAATCGCGCTTATCCGTTTTTATCGGGCGGAGGTAATGAAAAACACCCTGATTTTACTTTTCACCCAGCAAAAAATACGACATATTCATTTTTAAGTCATGTATTGCGCGAGGTAAAAGCGCTTTTTCCTTCGACTTACATTCATTTGGGCGGAGACGAAGTGGCTTTTGGTAGCGATGCCTGGAATAATGATCTACAGGTGCAGGAGTTAAAAAAGGCAGAAGGGTTGAAATCCAACAAGGAAGTGGAAGAGTATTTTATTCGACGTATGGCAGATTCCGTTGCCCGAATAAATGGAAAAATCGTTGTTTGGGATGAGATGGTAGACGCAAAACTGAACAAAGCGCAGACTGTGATGATGTGGTGGCGCCATGATAAACCCGAACAGCTCAACAAAATTTTGGATAAAGGATATCAGGCAATTCTTACACCGCGTTTACCTCTATATTTTGATTTTGTGCAGCAGGAAAACCATCGGTATGGACGGAAATGGGGCAAAGGGTTTAACCCTATCCAGAATATCTACAATTTTGCTGGCGAACAGTTGGACAGTTTAGGTGGTCGAAGAAAACAGATATTGGGTATACAGGCCAATCTATGGACTGAAACCGTGACAAATACCAATCGATTGGATTATCTCGTCTTTCCGAGAATTGCGGCATTGGCGGAAGCAGCATGGACATCTGGCAGGCAACGTAATTTTGACCAATTCACTAAAGTGTTAAAGAAACATTTAGCACTGTATCGGGAACAGGGACTCTATTACTTTGATCCATTTCAGGACAGTAATCCTGAACCGATCGTCATGAAGAAAGTACAGAAACAGTATATTGATCGTCCCGACTAG
- a CDS encoding glycoside hydrolase family 2 protein, with the protein MIKKIFYTLIFIGILLLNVQARTVVPFNTSWTFKKGPFSTSTLDYNQLFEGKWQLVNLPHTWNANDMQTKEIKSGSLGKNERFYTGDAYYRKSFVPETAWKDKRIFIRFEGVNTNTEVYVNNQPLPTKEGKNDITYDNTKRNGNYNFVGRHQGGYSAFVFELTNMLQFGKENEILVKVNNEATPQVIPVNHTLFPMYGGIYRPVELIVTEDIHIAVNDFAAKGIYLTQKNVSKKTADVAVKIKIDNKSGKKQPIELLTTIFEKDGSIKAKQSTQYTLLPQGRQTVTQQILVKSPHLWQGLDDPYLYKVVTQIKKNNQVIDEVTAPLGLRKFELRTGEGFFLNDIKYPLYGVCRHQDRLGKGSALSNADHDEDLAIIKEMGATSIRLAHYQQSEYFYSKCDSMGLVIWAEIPFVNRVTTLEDNNAQQQLKELIRQNFNHPSIYIWGMHNEVYSPTAYTVELTTKLNDLAKSEDPDRYTVSVSGYNVIDHPVNNNADVQGINHYFGWYNGELEDKSDKEDDVASWAKRISEEFKDYRIIFSEYGAEAIPEDQAEEVGNFGNQWSNPSFFPEEYATKFHEVHWGVISKSPIFLGSYVWNTFDFATPITALNVNPRNYKGLVSFDRKLKKDGFYWYKANWSKEPVLYITQRRMINRGNEITPITVYSNRGEPTLIINGQTIKGAKIGQTNVHYIFENVKLKLGKNTVEAKVIQKDGKVLTDTIEWNYDPAFKQGPSGPTKSKTEHVGL; encoded by the coding sequence ATGATAAAAAAGATCTTTTATACCTTAATCTTTATTGGAATACTGCTATTGAACGTACAAGCGCGAACCGTAGTTCCATTTAATACCAGCTGGACTTTCAAAAAGGGACCTTTTTCTACCTCGACATTAGATTATAATCAGCTGTTTGAAGGGAAATGGCAGCTTGTCAATTTACCGCACACCTGGAATGCAAACGATATGCAGACCAAAGAGATTAAGTCTGGTAGTTTAGGAAAAAATGAGCGCTTTTATACCGGTGATGCCTATTATCGCAAATCTTTTGTTCCCGAAACAGCTTGGAAAGATAAACGCATTTTCATCCGATTTGAAGGGGTCAATACCAACACAGAAGTATACGTAAACAATCAGCCCCTGCCTACCAAAGAAGGCAAAAATGATATTACCTACGACAATACGAAACGCAATGGAAATTATAACTTCGTGGGCAGACATCAGGGTGGTTATTCTGCATTTGTATTCGAACTGACCAATATGCTCCAATTTGGAAAAGAAAACGAAATTTTGGTGAAGGTAAACAATGAAGCTACTCCACAGGTAATTCCTGTTAACCATACCCTTTTCCCTATGTACGGCGGTATTTATAGACCGGTCGAACTTATTGTAACCGAAGACATCCATATTGCGGTGAATGATTTTGCAGCTAAAGGAATCTATCTCACGCAAAAAAATGTCTCCAAGAAAACAGCCGATGTTGCTGTAAAAATAAAAATAGACAACAAGTCCGGAAAGAAACAACCGATCGAATTGCTGACAACGATTTTCGAAAAAGACGGATCGATTAAAGCCAAACAAAGTACACAGTACACGTTGTTACCGCAAGGCCGTCAAACCGTTACGCAACAGATCCTAGTCAAAAGTCCACATTTATGGCAAGGTTTAGATGATCCCTATCTCTATAAGGTGGTCACACAAATCAAAAAGAACAACCAGGTAATTGATGAAGTAACAGCACCGCTTGGTCTTCGTAAATTTGAATTACGAACCGGTGAAGGATTTTTCCTAAATGATATCAAATATCCGCTATATGGTGTTTGTCGCCATCAGGATCGACTCGGTAAAGGATCGGCCCTAAGCAATGCAGACCACGACGAAGACCTAGCAATCATCAAAGAAATGGGAGCAACATCGATCCGATTGGCACATTACCAACAGTCTGAGTACTTCTATTCAAAATGCGATAGCATGGGTCTCGTTATCTGGGCCGAAATCCCGTTTGTCAATCGGGTAACCACCTTGGAAGACAACAACGCACAACAACAGCTGAAAGAACTGATCCGCCAAAATTTCAACCATCCTTCCATCTATATATGGGGTATGCACAATGAGGTATACTCTCCTACTGCCTATACCGTCGAACTAACGACCAAATTAAATGACCTCGCTAAATCCGAAGATCCTGATCGCTATACCGTTTCTGTCAGCGGTTACAATGTTATCGACCACCCAGTTAACAATAATGCAGATGTACAAGGCATCAATCATTACTTTGGCTGGTATAATGGTGAACTGGAAGATAAATCAGATAAGGAGGATGATGTCGCCTCCTGGGCAAAACGTATCAGTGAAGAATTCAAAGATTACCGGATTATCTTTTCGGAATATGGTGCAGAAGCCATTCCCGAAGATCAAGCAGAAGAAGTTGGAAATTTTGGAAATCAATGGAGCAATCCATCGTTTTTCCCTGAAGAATATGCAACCAAATTTCATGAAGTACATTGGGGCGTGATATCCAAAAGTCCAATTTTCCTAGGTTCTTATGTCTGGAACACATTCGATTTTGCCACGCCCATTACTGCGCTGAACGTTAACCCACGGAATTATAAAGGACTGGTTTCCTTTGACCGTAAACTGAAGAAGGATGGCTTTTATTGGTACAAAGCCAATTGGAGCAAAGAACCCGTGTTATATATTACACAGCGTCGTATGATCAACAGAGGTAATGAAATCACGCCTATTACGGTTTATTCGAACCGAGGTGAGCCAACATTGATCATCAATGGGCAAACGATCAAAGGGGCCAAAATTGGTCAGACCAACGTACACTACATCTTCGAAAACGTGAAGCTAAAACTGGGGAAGAATACTGTAGAAGCAAAAGTAATCCAAAAAGACGGTAAGGTATTAACCGACACGATTGAATGGAACTATGACCCAGCGTTTAAACAGGGACCATCGGGACCAACAAAATCGAAAACAGAGCATGTAGGTCTATAA
- a CDS encoding DUF4342 domain-containing protein, with product MATKTTFSINSKTITKVFQDLFDSFKSSRLKVSSKNGQEYLNISLLLAVIIGIIFPVAFIALIILSLIAPIEIAILQEVKEENADQKMIELK from the coding sequence ATGGCAACTAAAACAACATTCAGCATCAACAGTAAAACAATTACTAAAGTTTTTCAAGATCTTTTTGATTCCTTCAAAAGCTCACGTTTAAAAGTTTCCTCCAAGAATGGACAAGAATACTTAAATATCTCCTTGCTATTAGCTGTAATCATCGGAATTATTTTCCCTGTAGCTTTCATTGCATTGATTATTCTAAGCCTGATTGCACCTATTGAAATTGCAATCCTTCAAGAAGTAAAAGAAGAGAATGCAGATCAAAAGATGATCGAACTCAAATAA
- a CDS encoding beta-N-acetylhexosaminidase, whose amino-acid sequence MKTLLCSVALSLLFAQGLHAQSGIDIIPKPQEINIGAGQFLLNPQTTLSFKNCDVKDVSLFVEQLRKVTHYPLNIKKQASNSIEFNLDPKLTTPNDEGYQLEVSNRGVVVTAKSSHGLFNATQSLRQLLPTAFEGSNPTKEISWNIPAVKIKDYPRYHWRGYMKDVSRTFFDVKTVKKYLDVMALYKMNTFHWHLTDDQGWRIEIKKYPKLTMENATVFHRTEKQPAERSGFYTQEQIKEVVQYARERNITIVPEIDVPGHSWPTILAYPELGVNKNSYPNHIFPFVSSWGYWGNQFTPNTLDPTKEFTYEFLNNVFTEIANLFPGSYIHFGGDEVRHDLWEKEPHVQDFMKQHQIRDVKALQSYFVQRVSAIIVQKGKKPIGWNDILADAENLPKSTAIMSWLGEEAIKEATKDGFKAVATPASHLYFDITQADRNDGTMTDLAYPQINSLKRVYEFDPSAGLSPAEDQLVLGVQGNMWTALAQDIKDLNVQNFPRLLAVAEIGWSAKSAKDYAAFSHRLDANLPRLDSMRIDYYRPGGYIAGSWGPNDIKETYSFLTFDVSRKIYDNGRAQAGFFFVEGKNFLEIDAVQLLQDGQVIAEDGHHALADKFRGTNKIKPFYYNFTVTNYNPQSKYEIKARVRGAGGVDSKGNFTFNLSPNRPFDKIEKK is encoded by the coding sequence ATGAAAACACTCCTCTGTTCAGTAGCGTTATCCCTTTTATTTGCGCAAGGGCTCCATGCGCAGTCTGGGATTGATATTATCCCCAAACCTCAGGAAATCAATATAGGAGCAGGCCAGTTTCTGTTAAATCCACAAACTACCTTAAGTTTTAAGAACTGCGATGTGAAAGATGTGTCTTTGTTTGTTGAGCAGCTGAGAAAAGTAACGCATTATCCCCTGAACATAAAGAAACAGGCGAGCAATAGCATTGAATTTAACCTAGACCCTAAATTGACAACGCCTAATGACGAAGGCTATCAGCTTGAGGTTTCCAATCGGGGAGTGGTCGTGACAGCAAAAAGCTCCCATGGGCTTTTCAATGCAACGCAATCACTGCGGCAACTTTTACCGACAGCTTTCGAGGGTAGTAACCCAACCAAAGAAATAAGCTGGAATATTCCAGCAGTGAAAATTAAAGATTATCCCCGCTATCATTGGCGTGGTTATATGAAAGATGTGAGCCGGACTTTCTTCGATGTGAAAACTGTGAAAAAGTATTTGGATGTCATGGCATTATACAAAATGAATACGTTCCATTGGCATTTGACGGATGACCAGGGCTGGCGAATCGAAATAAAGAAATATCCGAAATTGACCATGGAAAATGCGACGGTATTTCATCGAACAGAAAAACAACCTGCAGAACGCAGTGGATTTTATACACAGGAGCAGATCAAGGAAGTTGTTCAATATGCTCGAGAGCGTAATATTACGATTGTGCCCGAGATCGATGTTCCTGGACATTCATGGCCAACCATATTAGCCTATCCTGAACTTGGGGTCAACAAAAATTCCTACCCGAATCACATTTTTCCTTTTGTGTCATCTTGGGGCTATTGGGGAAATCAATTTACCCCCAATACATTGGATCCTACAAAAGAGTTTACCTATGAATTCTTGAATAATGTGTTCACTGAAATCGCTAACCTCTTTCCGGGTAGTTATATCCATTTTGGGGGGGACGAAGTCCGTCATGACTTGTGGGAAAAAGAACCACACGTGCAGGATTTTATGAAACAGCACCAGATTAGAGATGTCAAAGCACTGCAGAGCTATTTCGTTCAACGTGTTTCTGCTATCATTGTCCAAAAAGGAAAAAAACCGATCGGGTGGAATGATATTTTGGCCGATGCTGAAAACTTACCAAAGAGTACAGCGATTATGAGCTGGCTTGGTGAAGAAGCGATCAAGGAAGCAACCAAAGATGGGTTTAAAGCCGTGGCCACACCAGCATCGCATCTCTATTTTGATATTACCCAAGCCGATCGGAATGATGGTACCATGACTGATCTGGCCTATCCGCAGATAAACTCGCTGAAAAGAGTGTATGAATTTGATCCTTCTGCAGGACTTAGTCCGGCTGAGGATCAGCTTGTCCTCGGTGTTCAGGGAAATATGTGGACAGCGTTGGCCCAGGATATTAAAGACCTGAATGTGCAGAATTTTCCGCGATTGCTTGCCGTTGCTGAAATTGGATGGTCTGCTAAGTCTGCGAAAGATTATGCAGCGTTTAGCCATCGATTGGATGCCAATCTTCCAAGATTAGACTCCATGCGTATTGATTATTATCGTCCCGGGGGATATATTGCCGGATCATGGGGCCCTAATGATATCAAGGAAACGTATAGTTTTCTAACTTTTGACGTGAGCAGGAAGATTTACGATAATGGACGAGCGCAAGCTGGATTTTTCTTTGTGGAGGGGAAGAATTTTCTGGAGATCGATGCCGTACAATTGCTACAGGACGGGCAGGTCATTGCAGAGGATGGACATCATGCGCTTGCGGATAAATTTAGGGGAACCAACAAGATCAAACCTTTTTACTACAATTTTACGGTAACGAATTATAATCCCCAATCGAAATACGAAATCAAAGCCCGTGTCAGAGGTGCTGGCGGTGTGGATTCAAAAGGAAATTTTACATTTAATTTGTCTCCAAATAGGCCGTTTGATAAGATAGAAAAAAAATAA
- a CDS encoding hybrid sensor histidine kinase/response regulator translates to MKNSKKLFIIRTVLIAFLILSLVYIGSIFTYQYIEYQKTEARLNKAYSSKNQLTNLFYELFSSYNAAGNAFRSYTVDFSTENLKNYSNSLDTLRFYIDSLSKLSSQKGLTFSTKTSLEQNITLSDEFAHIKLAVDNMIFLAKDSLSLLTKTNRTIRPGNNRILADSVVNKILRDTALNVSKKDTIVRKKEKLFTRIFKAKNDTLVADKLEQNFNVNQIKAIHSQIQSLIEQNEIFHRQDFSKIRRSFAELQHKERQLLQSNYNLFSTISTALLRIKTHEDEILRAAEIQDFKLYKENSSIFGKQVIASIILMIIMVTLLLSYHYNTLVYERKLTAARDYALRTAKEKASILANVSHDVRTPVNSLVSVIDLLKSNAANNRVNPILLDSITQDIHVINDTVEDILNLGKLESGTLEIKAEYFSPTQLLANLIKMQQAQADKKGLKLISDIDIDPDILIKSGTYRVRQIVSNLLSNAIKYTDKGQIEVKAFISRDPGGSKLHILVNDTGKGISAKDQGHIFEQYYMTDQKSKNSFGLGLHIAKLMAEQLNGTLSVSSQQGKGSTFTLVVPFTEEKKNRKQITSLDKLSKELRFVVIDDNPINNLFVKQALQHFEDVKIYQDSSTAIAYLKENRTDIIITDLKMHGPTGWDILNTVKDNNSVKGWNSKVIALTSDESQVTMQTPEGQLHQFDGVMTKPLDKAILAQLIARIS, encoded by the coding sequence GTGAAAAACAGTAAAAAATTATTTATTATCAGGACAGTTTTAATTGCTTTTCTGATTCTTTCCTTGGTTTATATCGGGTCGATATTTACCTATCAATATATTGAGTACCAAAAGACCGAAGCCCGTTTAAATAAAGCGTATAGTTCTAAAAATCAATTGACGAATCTTTTTTACGAACTCTTCTCCTCGTATAATGCTGCCGGAAATGCCTTTCGCTCTTATACCGTGGACTTTAGTACCGAAAATTTAAAGAATTACAGCAATAGTTTAGATACGTTACGATTTTATATCGATTCCCTTTCTAAATTATCTTCCCAAAAGGGACTTACTTTCTCTACGAAGACATCCTTGGAACAAAATATCACCCTTTCCGACGAGTTTGCCCACATCAAACTGGCTGTTGACAACATGATTTTTTTAGCCAAAGACTCGCTGTCACTCTTAACGAAAACGAATAGAACCATTCGTCCAGGGAATAATCGGATACTTGCAGATTCTGTTGTCAATAAAATATTAAGAGATACCGCACTCAATGTAAGTAAGAAGGATACCATTGTCCGAAAGAAAGAAAAACTCTTTACACGTATTTTCAAAGCCAAAAATGACACCCTTGTTGCCGATAAACTTGAACAAAATTTCAACGTTAACCAAATCAAGGCAATACATAGCCAGATCCAAAGTTTGATCGAGCAAAATGAAATATTTCACCGGCAAGATTTCAGTAAGATTCGCCGTTCTTTTGCTGAGCTTCAACACAAGGAAAGACAGCTTCTACAATCTAATTACAACTTATTCAGCACGATTAGTACGGCCTTGCTTCGCATTAAGACCCATGAAGATGAGATACTAAGAGCTGCGGAAATTCAAGATTTCAAACTCTATAAAGAAAACTCTTCCATTTTCGGCAAACAGGTGATCGCTTCTATTATTCTTATGATTATTATGGTGACACTCTTGTTGTCCTACCATTACAACACACTTGTGTATGAGCGCAAGCTTACTGCCGCTAGAGATTATGCCTTGCGAACAGCGAAAGAGAAGGCCAGTATACTGGCCAATGTAAGTCATGATGTGCGCACACCGGTCAATTCTTTGGTCAGTGTTATTGATCTGCTAAAGAGTAATGCGGCAAACAATCGGGTCAACCCTATTTTATTAGACTCCATTACACAAGATATCCATGTGATCAATGATACCGTGGAAGATATTCTGAATCTGGGTAAGCTAGAGTCTGGTACACTAGAAATTAAGGCCGAGTATTTTTCGCCAACTCAATTGCTCGCGAACCTCATAAAAATGCAGCAGGCTCAAGCAGACAAAAAAGGACTGAAACTTATCAGTGACATTGATATCGATCCCGACATCTTAATCAAAAGCGGAACGTATCGTGTACGCCAGATTGTTTCAAACCTCTTGAGCAACGCCATTAAATATACAGATAAGGGGCAGATAGAAGTAAAAGCCTTTATCAGCAGAGACCCAGGAGGATCCAAATTACATATATTAGTCAACGATACGGGAAAAGGTATTTCTGCGAAAGATCAAGGACATATTTTCGAACAGTACTATATGACCGATCAGAAATCCAAGAATAGTTTTGGATTGGGATTACATATTGCTAAACTCATGGCCGAACAGCTAAACGGAACGTTAAGTGTTAGCAGTCAACAGGGCAAGGGATCAACATTTACATTAGTCGTTCCGTTTACCGAAGAAAAGAAAAATAGGAAACAAATTACGAGCTTGGACAAGCTCTCAAAAGAGCTACGCTTTGTCGTTATTGATGATAATCCGATCAATAATCTATTCGTAAAACAAGCATTGCAACATTTCGAGGATGTGAAAATCTATCAGGATTCATCTACAGCAATAGCCTATCTGAAGGAAAATAGAACGGATATTATTATCACCGATCTCAAAATGCATGGCCCTACCGGCTGGGATATCCTCAATACGGTCAAAGACAACAATAGCGTAAAGGGATGGAATAGCAAAGTTATTGCCCTGACGTCAGACGAATCCCAAGTAACCATGCAGACCCCCGAAGGGCAGCTACATCAATTTGATGGCGTTATGACCAAACCTCTGGACAAAGCTATCCTTGCTCAGCTCATCGCAAGGATTTCATAA
- a CDS encoding redoxin domain-containing protein encodes MKHILKIAALMVVPMMGMAQKNFVLDGELKTGTTEKLYLFYMDGQGKQVTDSASVLKNHFQFKGTLTEPTLVFLTRSPHPERAAESDYTQMYLEPTKMKLEFQDDNLKNYTLRGSKLDAEYKQLELEKSAIRKGMEPISQAYAAKNKEYSRAERELEALEKKVKLLSEEAASIKNQFEPFNERAAQIDMTFIKNHPQSFLSPYLLMFRMNNLSLEETEKLFAGFSKEVQNSRFGKDISEKLAESRSGAVGKTAPVFSTTDIEGKALSLSDFRGKYVLLDFWASWCVPCRKGNPHLIKLYQQYKSKGFEIIGIADDDSKPEKWHKAVEQDEIGIWKHVLRGAKFDGTNFDLSQDVTKGYGVSSLPTKVLIDPQGVIIGRYGGGNGGSDEQLDAKLAEVLK; translated from the coding sequence ATGAAACATATACTAAAAATAGCCGCCCTTATGGTAGTTCCTATGATGGGAATGGCACAGAAAAATTTTGTTCTCGATGGTGAACTTAAAACCGGGACAACCGAAAAGCTTTACCTTTTTTATATGGATGGTCAAGGTAAACAAGTAACTGATAGTGCCTCAGTTCTCAAAAACCATTTTCAATTTAAAGGCACGTTGACGGAGCCTACCCTGGTATTTTTGACCCGATCGCCACATCCCGAGCGCGCAGCTGAGAGTGATTATACACAAATGTACCTGGAACCGACCAAAATGAAATTGGAGTTTCAAGATGATAATCTAAAAAACTATACGCTGAGAGGATCAAAATTGGATGCTGAGTACAAGCAGCTGGAACTCGAAAAGTCAGCTATCAGAAAAGGAATGGAGCCCATTAGTCAGGCTTATGCTGCGAAAAATAAGGAGTATAGTCGTGCTGAGCGAGAACTAGAAGCTTTAGAAAAGAAAGTAAAGCTACTTAGTGAAGAGGCTGCCAGCATCAAGAATCAATTTGAACCTTTTAATGAAAGAGCGGCCCAGATTGATATGACCTTTATTAAAAACCATCCACAGTCCTTTTTAAGTCCTTATTTGCTGATGTTCAGGATGAACAACCTATCGTTGGAAGAAACGGAAAAGTTGTTTGCTGGTTTTTCCAAAGAAGTGCAAAATAGTCGTTTTGGAAAAGACATTTCGGAAAAACTAGCGGAAAGCCGAAGTGGTGCTGTTGGCAAGACTGCTCCCGTATTTAGCACGACAGATATCGAGGGCAAGGCCCTAAGTTTGTCGGATTTCAGAGGTAAGTATGTTTTACTGGATTTCTGGGCTAGCTGGTGTGTGCCCTGTCGCAAAGGGAATCCGCATCTTATTAAGTTGTATCAGCAATATAAAAGTAAAGGTTTTGAAATCATAGGGATTGCAGACGATGACAGCAAGCCTGAAAAGTGGCACAAGGCAGTTGAACAAGATGAGATTGGCATTTGGAAACATGTTTTGCGTGGGGCAAAATTTGATGGAACAAATTTTGATCTGAGCCAAGATGTAACGAAGGGGTATGGTGTCAGTTCGTTACCAACAAAAGTGTTAATAGACCCGCAAGGTGTTATTATCGGACGGTATGGTGGGGGCAATGGCGGTTCAGACGAGCAGTTGGATGCCAAGCTTGCGGAAGTACTTAAATAA